A genomic region of Paralichthys olivaceus isolate ysfri-2021 chromosome 18, ASM2471397v2, whole genome shotgun sequence contains the following coding sequences:
- the LOC138405429 gene encoding transmembrane protein 230-like, whose amino-acid sequence MKAARNNMLGSGLSNAKVKYSRLAADEDGYIDLQFKKSPPKVPYKAIALAVFLFLIGSLLIIFGALLLSGTIKVEHPDRTIPVIIIGLLVFLPGFYHLRIAYYAAKGYRGYSYDDIPDFGD is encoded by the exons ATGAAGGCAGCGAGAAACAACATGTTGGGCTCTGGACTTTCTAACGCGAAGGTCAAGTATTCACGACTCGCTGCTGATGAGGACGGTTACATCGATTTACAG TTCAAGAAAAGTCCCCCAAAGGTCCCGTACAAGGCGATTGCACTCGCAGTATTCCTGTTTCTGATTGGCTCTTTACTCATAATCTTCGGGGCCCTTCTTCTGTCAGGAACCATAAAGGTGGAG cATCCGGACCGCACCATTCCCGTCATCATCATCGGGCTGCTCGTCTTCCTCCCTGGATTTTACCATTTGAGAATTGCCTACTACGCCGCCAAAGGTTACCGGGGTTACTCCTACGACGACATCCCGGATTTTGGGGACTGA